Proteins co-encoded in one Verrucomicrobiia bacterium genomic window:
- a CDS encoding carbohydrate kinase, whose product MSPDRFASLTSRYPQLRLLVAGDFCLDRYFELDPARSEISIETGLEVHNILRVRCQPGAAGTILGNLAALGVGRLVPVGVCGDDGEGWELRRALQALPGVCLEGFHTADGRHTFTYTKPLVCAPDHPPRELNRLDLKNWTPTPTALEERLMASLEAAADAADGVIVMDQVDVPESGVVTTRFRERLSRLSRERPELPVLGDSRRGLAGWPPLIWKMNLQELAALTGRRMDALADIRAACADLARANARPAFVTLADRGIVGAQPEGESAHVPAFPARGDIDIVGAGDAVTANLAAALAAGAGLVEAMELAMAAASVVVHQLGTTGTATVAQLRERLL is encoded by the coding sequence GTGTCTCCGGACCGCTTTGCCAGCCTCACGTCCCGCTACCCGCAGTTGCGCCTCCTGGTCGCAGGCGACTTCTGCCTCGACCGGTATTTCGAGCTGGATCCGGCGCGATCGGAGATCTCGATTGAGACGGGCCTTGAGGTGCACAACATCCTGCGGGTGCGATGCCAGCCGGGGGCCGCAGGGACCATTTTGGGCAACCTGGCAGCCCTCGGGGTGGGTCGGCTGGTGCCGGTGGGTGTTTGTGGCGACGACGGGGAGGGTTGGGAATTGCGCCGTGCGCTTCAGGCCCTGCCCGGAGTGTGTTTGGAGGGGTTCCACACGGCGGACGGGCGGCACACCTTCACCTACACCAAGCCGTTGGTCTGCGCCCCGGATCATCCGCCGCGTGAGTTGAACCGGCTGGATTTGAAGAACTGGACCCCCACGCCGACCGCACTCGAGGAGCGCCTGATGGCATCCCTTGAAGCGGCGGCTGATGCGGCGGACGGGGTGATCGTGATGGATCAGGTGGACGTGCCGGAGTCCGGAGTGGTCACCACCCGGTTCCGTGAGCGCCTGTCCCGCCTGTCCCGGGAGCGGCCGGAGCTTCCCGTGCTGGGGGACAGCCGTCGGGGCCTCGCCGGGTGGCCGCCGTTGATCTGGAAGATGAACCTGCAGGAACTGGCGGCACTGACCGGACGTCGGATGGATGCCCTGGCGGACATCCGTGCGGCGTGTGCCGACCTGGCCCGGGCCAATGCCCGTCCGGCGTTTGTGACCCTGGCAGACCGCGGCATCGTGGGTGCGCAGCCCGAAGGGGAATCGGCCCATGTGCCGGCGTTTCCGGCCCGGGGCGACATTGATATCGTGGGTGCCGGGGACGCCGTCACCGCAAACCTGGCCGCAGCGCTGGCCGCCGGTGCCGGTTTGGTGGAGGCCATGGAGCTGGCGATGGCCGCGGCCAGCGTGGTGGTGCATCAGCTCGGCACCACCGGGACCGCAACGGTCGCGCAGCTTCGGGAGAGGCTCCTGTGA